Proteins encoded within one genomic window of Sulfurovum sp. XGS-02:
- a CDS encoding tol-pal system YbgF family protein yields MSKISQDLLLKRAESEFLQGDYDKALRSYGLILRDYPTLDEAKIGVYLSDLGIESEEEAQALFDYYQMIKSEKENAVDIIDGLIENLDSSKHKLQELLVEPLEEQIEYGDGIRYSDFLELVKSRGSFKKTFEDIMFSTKVVITNKEEFIDFVTQLANEGFDEMALGYLDASSSLFGNDQDILALYHVVRGQK; encoded by the coding sequence ATGAGCAAGATAAGTCAAGATTTACTACTGAAAAGAGCCGAGAGTGAGTTTCTCCAGGGAGACTATGACAAGGCACTTAGAAGTTACGGGTTGATCTTAAGAGATTATCCGACATTAGATGAAGCAAAAATTGGTGTCTATTTGAGTGATCTAGGGATAGAGAGCGAAGAAGAAGCACAAGCACTGTTTGACTATTACCAGATGATCAAGAGTGAGAAAGAGAATGCTGTAGATATCATCGATGGGCTTATTGAGAATTTAGACAGTTCAAAACACAAGTTACAGGAACTTTTGGTTGAGCCTTTAGAAGAACAGATAGAATACGGCGATGGTATACGTTACAGTGATTTCCTGGAGCTTGTAAAGAGCAGGGGCAGTTTCAAAAAGACATTTGAAGATATTATGTTCTCGACCAAAGTGGTGATCACGAACAAAGAAGAGTTTATAGATTTTGTGACACAGCTTGCAAACGAAGGTTTTGATGAGATGGCATTGGGATATCTGGATGCTTCATCAAGCCTTTTTGGAAACGATCAGGATATACTTGCGCTTTACCATGTGGTTAGAGGACAAAAATAG
- a CDS encoding NifU family protein, with translation MIPFTDEELEPAVMNVIDKVRPSIKLDGGDIALIAIKDGRVFVQLQGACVGCGSSGTTIKFGVERQMQTLIHPEITVVNVPAGFEDKLDQL, from the coding sequence TTGATACCATTTACAGATGAAGAACTAGAACCTGCCGTAATGAACGTGATAGACAAGGTGAGACCTTCTATTAAACTTGATGGAGGGGATATTGCACTTATTGCCATTAAAGATGGAAGAGTCTTTGTACAGCTTCAAGGTGCATGTGTTGGTTGCGGTAGTTCAGGTACAACGATCAAGTTCGGTGTGGAGAGACAGATGCAAACACTAATTCACCCTGAGATCACTGTAGTCAATGTACCTGCAGGTTTTGAAGATAAATTGGATCAATTATAA
- the rplQ gene encoding 50S ribosomal protein L17 → MRHKHGYRKLNRTSSHRAALLKNLSIALTKEGRIETTLPKAKELRSYFEKLITKASSGDFNAHRAIFAMLQHKECTNTIVNEIAPKYADRNGGYTRIIKTRMRKGDSAPMAIIELV, encoded by the coding sequence ATGAGACATAAGCATGGTTACCGTAAATTAAACAGAACGTCTTCTCATAGAGCGGCGCTTCTTAAAAACCTATCAATTGCTTTGACAAAAGAGGGTAGAATTGAGACTACATTGCCAAAAGCTAAAGAGCTTAGAAGTTATTTTGAAAAGCTTATCACAAAAGCTTCTTCTGGTGATTTTAATGCACACAGAGCAATTTTTGCAATGTTACAACACAAAGAGTGTACAAATACGATTGTAAACGAAATCGCACCAAAGTATGCGGACAGAAACGGTGGATATACAAGAATTATTAAGACACGTATGAGAAAAGGTGATTCAGCACCTATGGCAATTATCGAACTCGTATAA
- a CDS encoding DNA-directed RNA polymerase subunit alpha, producing MRKIKIAPFMPTEVEVNEISANRAEIVAYPFESGYAVTLAHPLRRLILGSSIGYAPISIKIEGAAHEFDNIRGMHEDVAVFIINLKNIRFKIKDESDRVELKYSFSGHKEVTAQDLNNDQIEVVNGDLPLATLNEDAELNFTVVISKGIGYVPSEDLRDDVESDSIALDAFFTPVRKANYKIDPVLVEDNPNFEKITFDIETDGQIGPVEAFTNALEVMNKQLSVFNTVLDLDISVAPVKRNSDDSELKPFMQTVDSLGLSARSFNSLDRAGLKFLGELVLMSENEIKNIKNLGKKSLDEISECLVEHGFGSDFELSDVTRVNLVKKIEQLKA from the coding sequence ATGAGAAAAATTAAAATTGCACCATTTATGCCAACGGAAGTAGAAGTAAATGAGATCAGCGCTAATCGTGCTGAGATCGTTGCTTATCCTTTTGAGAGCGGTTATGCTGTTACACTTGCGCACCCACTAAGAAGACTTATTTTAGGTTCTTCTATCGGGTACGCACCTATTTCGATTAAGATCGAAGGCGCTGCACATGAGTTTGATAACATCAGAGGTATGCACGAAGATGTTGCTGTATTTATTATCAACCTGAAGAACATTCGTTTTAAAATTAAAGACGAAAGTGACAGAGTTGAATTGAAATACAGTTTCTCTGGGCACAAAGAAGTGACAGCTCAAGACCTGAACAATGATCAAATTGAAGTGGTGAATGGTGATCTGCCACTTGCAACACTGAACGAAGATGCAGAGCTCAACTTTACAGTAGTGATCTCAAAAGGTATTGGTTATGTACCAAGTGAAGACCTTAGAGATGATGTTGAAAGTGACAGCATTGCACTTGATGCTTTCTTTACTCCGGTAAGAAAAGCGAATTATAAGATTGATCCTGTACTTGTAGAGGACAATCCTAATTTTGAAAAGATTACATTCGATATCGAAACGGATGGTCAGATCGGTCCGGTTGAAGCATTTACAAATGCACTGGAAGTAATGAATAAGCAACTTTCTGTTTTTAATACGGTACTTGATTTAGATATCTCTGTAGCACCGGTAAAAAGAAACAGTGACGATAGCGAACTCAAACCTTTCATGCAGACTGTAGATAGTCTTGGCCTGAGTGCAAGATCGTTCAACTCACTTGACAGAGCTGGATTAAAGTTCCTCGGTGAATTGGTATTGATGAGTGAAAATGAGATTAAAAACATCAAAAATCTTGGTAAAAAATCTTTAGATGAAATCTCTGAGTGTCTTGTAGAACACGGATTTGGTTCAGATTTTGAACTTTCAGATGTTACAAGAGTAAATCTTGTAAAGAAAATAGAACAACTTAAAGCATAG